One Spea bombifrons isolate aSpeBom1 chromosome 1, aSpeBom1.2.pri, whole genome shotgun sequence DNA window includes the following coding sequences:
- the CHRNB3 gene encoding neuronal acetylcholine receptor subunit beta-3, with protein sequence MILCAHYYITIFVTVCLVNSAYSKFHPLAEIEDSLLRNLFIGYQKWVRPVQNPNHTIKVSFGLKISQLVDVDEKKQLMTTNVWLRQEWMDLKLKWNPKDYGGITYIRVPSESLWLPDIVLFENADGRFEGSLMTKAIIRYDGTVIWTPPASYKSSCTMDVTYFPFDRQNCSMKFGSWTYDGNMVDLILLDANVDRKDFFDNGEWDIINATGLKGMRKDGIYSYPYITYSFVLRRLPLFYTLFLIVPCLGLSFLTVLVFYLPSDEGEKLSLSTSVLVSLTVFLLVIEEIIPSSSKVIPLIGEYLLFIMIFVTLSIIVTVFVINVHHRSSATYHPMAPWVKTLFLQKLPKLLCMKGQVDQFSFLDSETVQSAKPKPSSKRKHIQANDGEKVLIAFLEKAADSIKYISTHVKKEHFIRQVVLDWKFVAQVLDRIFLWLFLSVSITGSVLIFTPALRMWVNSTNV encoded by the exons ATGATCTTGTGTGCCCATTACTATATTACCATCTTTGTTACTGTCTGTCTCGTCAACTCTG CCTATTCAAAGTTTCATCCTTTGGCTGAAATAGAGGACAGCCTGCTACGCAACCTCTTTATCGGCTATCAAAAATGGGTGAGACCAGTGCAAAATCCCAACCACACAATTAAAGTCAGTTTTGGCTTAAAAATATCACAGCTTGTGGATGTG GATGAAAAGAAACAACTGATGACTACTAATGTATGGTTACGACAG GAATGGATGGATCTGAAGCTAAAATGGAACCCCAAGGACTATGGTGGAATTACTTACATTAGAGTTCCATCAGAGAGTTTATGGCTTCCGGATATTGTTCTATTTGAAAA TGCGGATGGACGTTTTGAAGGGTCACTTATGACAAAAGCAATAATAAGATATGATGGAACAGTCATATGGACACCACCAGCCAGTTATAAAAGTTCCTGCACAATGGATGTGACCTATTTTCCGTTTGACCGTCAAAACTGCTCTATGAAATTTGGATCATGGACATATGATGGGAATATGGTGGACTTGATTCTGCTGGATGCAAATGTAGACAGGAAGGACTTCTTTGACAATGGTGAATGGGACATCATAAATGCTACAGGTCTGAAAGGAATGAGAAAAGATGGGATTTACTCATATCCCTACATCACGTATTCTTTTGTTTTGAGGCGTCTTCCTTTATTTTATACTCTTTTTCTAATAGTTCCTTGCCTTGGACTCTCATTTCTAACTGTTCTGGTGTTTTACTTGCCATCTGATGAAGGAGAAAAACTCTCACTGTCTACGTCTGTACTTGTTTCACTTACAGTTTTCCTACTCGTCATTGAAGAGATAATTCCTTCCTCTTCAAAAGTAATTCCATTGATTGGAGAGTACCTACTATTTATCATGATATTTGTAACCCTGTCAATAATTGTTACAGTCTTTGTAATTAATGTCCACCATCGTTCTTCTGCCACCTACCATCCGATGGCTCCCTGGGTaaaaacactgtttttgcaAAAACTCCCCAAACTACTATGCATGAAAGGTCAAGTTGATCAATTCTCCTTCTTGGATTCAGAAACGGTCCAATCTGCAAAACCAAAGCCATCCAGCAAAAGGAAACATATACAGGCAAATGATGGAGAAAAAGTATTGATTGCTTTCTTGGAAAAGGCTGCCgattctattaaatatatttccacTCATGTGAAAAAGGAGCATTTTATTCGACAA gtTGTGCTGGACTGGAAATTTGTAGCTCAAGTACTCGATCGCATCTTCCTTTGGCTGTTCCTCTCTGTTTCTATTACAGgatctgttttaatatttaccCCGGCATTGAGAATGTGGGTAAACAGCACTAATGTCTGA